In a single window of the Cupriavidus sp. P-10 genome:
- the secA gene encoding preprotein translocase subunit SecA produces the protein MITGLLKKVFGSRNERLIKQYRRTVAQINALEPKFEQLSDDELRGMTETFRQRHAGGESLDALLPEAFAVCREASKRVMKMRHFDVQLIGGMVLNDNKIAEMRTGEGKTLTATLAVYLNAITGKGVHVVTVNDYLAQRDAEWMGRLYNFLGLSVGVNLSQMAHDEKQAAYNSDITYGTNNEFGFDYLRDNMVYDPSQRVQRPLNYAIVDEVDSILIDEARTPLIISGQAENQTDLYQRMNGIPKLLERQIGEEKADGTGVEKPGDYYVDEKGHQVYLTEAGHEKAEEILSQQGLIGEGESLYAPQNITLMHHLYAALRAHSLFHRDQHYVVQNDEVVIVDEFTGRLMTGRRWSDGLHQAVEAKEGVTVQQENQTLATITFQNYFRMYTKLAGMTGTADTEAYEFQEIYGLEVVVIPTNRPAQRKDQQDQIYKTGKERYDAVVRDIRDCYERGQPVLVGTTSIETSEYLSGLLDREQLPHQVLNAKQHAREAEIVAQAGRPKMITIATNMAGRGTDIVLGGNVEKQSGFIDADPNLSDADKAARIQQLKDEWQSLHEQVKAAGGLHIVGTERHESRRIDNQLRGRAGRQGDPGSSRFYLSLDDQLLRIFAGDRVRAIMERLKMPEGEPIEAGIVTRSIESAQRKVEGRNFDIRKQLLQYDDVANDQRKEIYKLRNDVLEANDVGEMVTNLREGVLIELFRDHVPADTMEEQWNIAGLETRLREDWGMEVPLAQTIEGAQSIEDEELLDQIMKAATERYDGKVAMVGRESFAGFERSVMLQSIDTHWREHLAALDHLRQGIHLRGYAQKDPKQEYKRESFELFARLLDVIKDEVTRVTFNVQIQSPEELEQASEQIEEGLSHLENVQYKHDEFAEGREPVEEAPSPRTGAAMAAAELALAGMPKVGRNDPCPCGSGKKFKQCHGKLS, from the coding sequence ATGATCACGGGCCTTCTCAAGAAAGTCTTCGGCAGCCGCAATGAGCGGCTGATCAAACAATATCGCCGCACGGTGGCGCAGATCAATGCGCTGGAGCCGAAGTTCGAGCAACTCTCGGACGACGAGCTGCGTGGCATGACCGAGACCTTCCGGCAGCGCCACGCCGGCGGCGAGTCGCTTGATGCCCTGCTGCCAGAGGCCTTTGCCGTGTGCCGCGAGGCCAGCAAGCGCGTCATGAAGATGCGCCACTTCGACGTGCAGCTGATCGGCGGCATGGTGCTGAACGACAACAAGATCGCCGAAATGCGCACCGGCGAAGGCAAGACGCTGACCGCGACGCTGGCCGTGTACCTGAACGCCATCACCGGCAAGGGCGTGCACGTGGTGACGGTGAACGACTACCTCGCCCAGCGCGATGCCGAGTGGATGGGCCGGCTGTACAACTTCCTGGGTCTGTCGGTGGGTGTGAACCTGTCGCAGATGGCGCATGACGAGAAGCAGGCGGCGTACAACTCCGACATCACCTACGGCACCAACAACGAGTTCGGCTTCGACTACCTGCGCGACAACATGGTCTACGACCCGTCGCAACGGGTGCAGCGGCCGCTGAACTACGCCATCGTCGATGAAGTGGATTCGATCCTGATCGACGAGGCTCGCACCCCGCTGATCATCTCCGGTCAAGCCGAGAACCAGACCGACCTGTACCAGCGCATGAACGGCATCCCCAAGCTGCTCGAGCGCCAGATCGGCGAGGAAAAGGCCGACGGCACCGGCGTCGAGAAGCCGGGCGATTACTACGTCGACGAGAAGGGCCACCAGGTCTACCTGACCGAAGCCGGCCACGAGAAGGCCGAAGAGATCCTGTCGCAGCAGGGCCTGATCGGTGAAGGCGAGTCGCTGTACGCGCCGCAGAACATCACGCTGATGCACCACCTGTACGCCGCCCTGCGCGCGCACAGCCTGTTCCACCGTGACCAGCACTACGTGGTGCAGAACGACGAAGTCGTGATCGTCGACGAATTCACCGGCCGCCTGATGACCGGCCGCCGCTGGTCCGATGGCCTGCACCAGGCCGTCGAAGCCAAGGAAGGCGTGACCGTCCAGCAAGAGAACCAGACGCTGGCGACCATCACCTTCCAGAACTACTTCCGCATGTACACCAAGCTGGCCGGCATGACCGGTACGGCTGACACCGAAGCGTACGAATTCCAGGAAATCTACGGCCTGGAAGTGGTGGTGATCCCGACCAACCGCCCGGCCCAGCGCAAGGATCAGCAGGACCAGATCTACAAGACCGGCAAGGAGCGCTACGACGCCGTGGTGCGCGATATCCGCGACTGCTACGAGCGTGGCCAGCCGGTGCTGGTGGGCACTACCTCCATCGAGACCTCGGAATACCTGTCGGGCCTGCTCGACCGCGAACAGTTGCCGCACCAGGTGCTTAACGCCAAGCAGCACGCGCGTGAAGCCGAGATCGTGGCGCAGGCCGGTCGTCCCAAGATGATCACCATCGCCACCAACATGGCGGGCCGCGGTACCGACATCGTGCTGGGCGGCAACGTGGAGAAGCAGTCGGGCTTTATCGACGCGGACCCGAACCTGTCCGACGCCGACAAGGCCGCGCGCATCCAGCAGCTCAAGGATGAATGGCAGTCGCTGCACGAGCAGGTCAAGGCTGCCGGCGGCCTGCATATCGTCGGCACCGAGCGCCACGAGTCGCGACGTATCGACAACCAGCTGCGCGGCCGCGCCGGCCGCCAGGGCGACCCGGGTTCGTCGCGCTTCTACCTGTCGCTGGACGACCAGCTGCTGCGCATCTTCGCCGGCGACCGCGTGCGCGCGATCATGGAGCGCCTGAAGATGCCCGAAGGCGAGCCGATCGAAGCCGGCATTGTCACGCGCTCGATCGAATCGGCGCAGCGCAAGGTGGAAGGCCGCAACTTCGACATCCGCAAGCAGCTGCTGCAATACGACGACGTTGCCAACGACCAGCGCAAGGAAATCTACAAGCTGCGCAACGACGTGCTTGAGGCCAACGACGTCGGCGAGATGGTCACCAACCTGCGCGAGGGCGTGCTGATCGAGCTGTTCCGCGATCACGTGCCGGCCGACACCATGGAAGAGCAGTGGAACATTGCCGGCCTGGAAACGCGCCTGCGCGAGGACTGGGGCATGGAAGTGCCGCTGGCGCAGACCATCGAGGGCGCGCAGAGCATCGAGGATGAAGAGCTGCTCGACCAGATCATGAAGGCGGCAACCGAGCGCTACGACGGCAAGGTCGCGATGGTCGGCCGCGAGTCGTTCGCCGGCTTCGAGCGCTCGGTCATGCTGCAGAGCATCGACACGCACTGGCGCGAGCACCTGGCCGCGCTGGACCACCTGCGCCAGGGCATCCACCTGCGCGGCTATGCGCAGAAGGATCCCAAGCAGGAGTACAAGCGCGAGTCGTTCGAGCTGTTCGCGCGCCTGCTGGACGTGATCAAGGACGAAGTCACCCGCGTCACCTTCAACGTGCAGATCCAGTCGCCGGAAGAACTGGAACAGGCTTCCGAGCAGATCGAGGAAGGCCTGTCGCACCTGGAGAACGTGCAGTACAAGCACGACGAGTTCGCCGAAGGCCGCGAGCCGGTCGAGGAAGCGCCGTCGCCGCGCACCGGTGCCGCGATGGCCGCCGCCGAGCTGGCGCTGGCTGGCATGCCCAAGGTCGGCCGCAACGATCCGTGCCCGTGCGGCTCGGGCAAGAAGTTCAAGCAGTGCCACGGCAAGCTCAGCTGA
- a CDS encoding ATP-binding protein: MSDLAARLDNFLSRLEQWLPPQLNDADWQEAVAFRWRKRQSLFGNIGYLQPVRQLPPIHLDDLKNIERQKDAIVANTRQFVSKLPANNVLLTGARGTGKSSLIKACLNAFVKDGLRLVEVDKDDLGDLGDIVELVSQRPERFVIFCDDLSFEEGESGYKSLKSALDGSVAAQSDNVLIYATSNRRHLLPEYMKDNETYRHTDDGEIHPGEVVEEKISLSERFGLWLSFYPPKQDEYLAIVGHWLRHFGCTEEDIAAARGDALVWALERGSRSGRVAWQFARDWGGKHGQPYIADVPGNEKA; encoded by the coding sequence ATGTCCGACCTCGCCGCCCGCCTCGACAACTTCCTCTCCCGCCTCGAACAATGGCTGCCGCCGCAACTGAACGATGCGGACTGGCAGGAGGCGGTAGCGTTCCGCTGGCGCAAGCGCCAGAGCCTGTTCGGCAATATCGGCTACCTGCAGCCGGTGCGCCAGCTGCCGCCGATCCACCTGGACGACCTGAAGAACATCGAGCGCCAGAAAGACGCCATCGTTGCCAATACGCGCCAGTTCGTGAGCAAGCTGCCGGCCAACAACGTGCTGCTGACCGGAGCGCGCGGCACCGGCAAGTCGTCGCTGATCAAGGCTTGCCTGAATGCCTTCGTCAAGGACGGGCTGCGGTTGGTGGAAGTCGACAAGGATGACCTGGGCGACCTCGGCGATATCGTCGAACTGGTCTCGCAGCGCCCCGAGCGCTTCGTCATCTTCTGCGACGACCTGTCGTTCGAGGAGGGCGAATCGGGCTACAAGTCGCTGAAGTCGGCGCTGGACGGCTCGGTCGCGGCGCAGTCGGACAATGTGCTGATCTACGCCACGTCCAACCGCCGGCACCTGCTGCCGGAGTACATGAAGGACAACGAGACCTATCGCCACACCGACGACGGCGAAATCCATCCTGGTGAAGTGGTCGAGGAGAAGATCTCGCTGTCCGAGCGCTTCGGCCTGTGGCTGTCGTTCTACCCGCCCAAGCAGGATGAGTACCTGGCGATCGTGGGCCACTGGCTCAGGCACTTCGGCTGCACGGAAGAGGACATCGCGGCGGCGCGCGGCGACGCGCTGGTGTGGGCGCTGGAGCGCGGCTCGCGCTCGGGCCGGGTGGCGTGGCAGTTCGCGCGCGACTGGGGCGGCAAGCATGGCCAGCCCTATATCGCTGACGTGCCGGGCAACGAAAAGGCATGA
- the ftsZ gene encoding cell division protein FtsZ translates to MDFDMIETEVQDGTVIKVVGVGGAGGNAVQHMISRGVQGVEFICMNTDAQALKRSSASRVLQLGNTGLGAGAKPEVGRNCAEQARDQIADSLRGAHMVFITAGMGGGTGTGAAPIVAQVAKEMGILTVGVVSKPFEFEGARRAKVAEHGSSELESSVDSLIVVLNEKLFEVMGDDAEMDACFQCADDVLHNAVAGIAEIINVDGLVNVDFEDVKTVMGEQGKAMMGTATVSGVDRARLAAEQAVASPLLEGVDLSGARGVLVNITASRSLKLSETKEVMNTIRSYAAEDATVIFGTVYDDSMSDALRVTVVATGLGRSAKKQQPMTLLKTGTDNMPVQMMANMAATAAQHSSPDYSNLDTPAVWRSSRESASAHVAALQEKGVDTYDIPAFLRKQAD, encoded by the coding sequence ATGGACTTTGACATGATCGAAACGGAAGTGCAGGACGGCACCGTCATCAAAGTGGTTGGCGTGGGCGGCGCGGGCGGTAACGCCGTGCAGCACATGATCAGCCGCGGCGTGCAAGGCGTCGAATTCATCTGCATGAACACCGACGCCCAGGCGCTCAAGCGTTCCAGCGCTTCGCGCGTGCTGCAACTCGGCAATACGGGCCTGGGCGCTGGCGCCAAGCCGGAAGTCGGCCGCAACTGCGCCGAGCAGGCCCGTGATCAGATCGCCGACTCGCTGCGCGGCGCGCACATGGTCTTCATCACTGCCGGCATGGGCGGCGGTACCGGTACCGGTGCCGCGCCGATCGTGGCGCAGGTGGCCAAGGAGATGGGCATCCTGACCGTGGGCGTGGTCAGCAAGCCGTTCGAGTTCGAAGGAGCGCGCCGCGCCAAGGTGGCCGAACATGGCTCCAGCGAGCTGGAGTCGAGCGTCGACTCGCTGATCGTGGTGCTCAACGAAAAGCTGTTCGAAGTGATGGGCGACGACGCCGAGATGGACGCATGCTTCCAGTGCGCCGACGACGTGCTGCACAACGCGGTGGCCGGCATTGCCGAGATCATCAACGTTGACGGCCTGGTGAACGTCGACTTCGAAGACGTGAAGACGGTGATGGGCGAGCAGGGCAAGGCCATGATGGGGACGGCTACCGTGTCGGGCGTGGACCGCGCCCGCCTGGCGGCCGAGCAGGCCGTTGCCAGTCCGCTGCTGGAAGGCGTGGACCTGTCCGGCGCGCGCGGCGTGCTGGTCAACATCACTGCCAGCCGTTCGCTGAAGCTGTCGGAAACCAAGGAAGTCATGAACACCATCCGCAGCTATGCCGCGGAAGATGCGACCGTGATCTTCGGTACGGTGTACGACGATTCGATGAGCGATGCGCTGCGCGTGACCGTGGTCGCGACCGGCCTGGGCCGCTCGGCCAAGAAGCAGCAGCCGATGACGCTGCTGAAGACTGGCACGGACAACATGCCGGTGCAGATGATGGCCAACATGGCCGCCACTGCCGCGCAGCACAGCTCGCCGGACTACAGCAACCTGGACACGCCGGCGGTGTGGCGCAGCTCGCGCGAGTCGGCGTCTGCCCACGTGGCGGCGCTGCAGGAGAAGGGTGTGGACACGTACGATATTCCGGCCTTCCTGCGCAAGCAGGCAGACTGA
- the coaE gene encoding dephospho-CoA kinase (Dephospho-CoA kinase (CoaE) performs the final step in coenzyme A biosynthesis.): MLEIGLTGGIGSGKTRVADMFAARGAAIVDTDLLAHQITAPGGRAIPALVEAFGPECLRADGAMDRDAMRALVFADPAAKARLEGITHPLIRALTNEHAQAVRDAGEHPYLIYVVPLLVESGSWRERVGRVLVVDCTEATQVARVMARNGFSREQVQAIMARQATRRARLACADDVIDNDGPVDALVAQVDRLDRYYRELSASGKVHPEAGA; encoded by the coding sequence ATGCTGGAAATCGGACTGACCGGCGGCATCGGCAGCGGCAAGACCCGCGTGGCCGACATGTTCGCCGCGCGCGGCGCCGCGATCGTCGACACCGACCTGCTCGCCCACCAGATCACAGCCCCGGGCGGGCGCGCCATCCCGGCGCTGGTCGAAGCCTTTGGGCCTGAATGCCTGCGCGCTGACGGCGCCATGGATCGCGACGCGATGCGCGCGCTGGTGTTCGCCGACCCGGCCGCCAAGGCGCGCCTCGAAGGCATCACCCATCCGCTGATCCGCGCGCTGACCAACGAGCATGCCCAGGCAGTCCGCGACGCCGGCGAACATCCTTACCTGATCTATGTGGTGCCGCTGCTGGTCGAGTCCGGCTCATGGCGCGAGCGCGTGGGCCGCGTGCTGGTGGTCGACTGCACCGAAGCCACCCAGGTGGCGCGAGTGATGGCGCGCAACGGCTTCAGCCGCGAACAGGTGCAGGCGATCATGGCCAGGCAGGCCACGCGGCGCGCGCGGCTGGCATGTGCCGACGACGTCATCGACAACGACGGCCCGGTGGATGCGCTGGTTGCGCAGGTGGACCGGCTCGACCGCTATTACCGCGAACTGTCGGCGTCCGGAAAGGTCCATCCCGAAGCCGGCGCATGA
- a CDS encoding NUDIX domain-containing protein, which produces MSAPMDKPAGTAGNPPRKVTEVAVGVLVQPDGRFLLAQRPAGKPYEGYWEFPGGKLEPGETVEAALARELHEELGLDITACERWHVLEHDYPHAYVRLHFCKVTAWRGDPVGREGQAFSWQTVPVTVAPLLPATIPVVQWLGEEA; this is translated from the coding sequence ATGAGCGCGCCGATGGACAAGCCTGCAGGGACCGCCGGCAACCCGCCGCGCAAGGTCACCGAAGTCGCGGTCGGCGTGCTGGTGCAGCCGGATGGCCGCTTCCTGCTGGCGCAGCGCCCGGCGGGCAAGCCGTACGAAGGCTACTGGGAATTCCCCGGCGGCAAGCTCGAGCCAGGCGAGACCGTGGAAGCCGCGCTCGCCCGCGAGCTGCATGAGGAGCTGGGACTGGATATCACCGCGTGCGAGCGCTGGCATGTGCTCGAGCACGACTACCCGCACGCCTATGTGCGGCTGCATTTCTGCAAGGTCACTGCCTGGCGCGGTGACCCGGTCGGCCGCGAAGGCCAGGCCTTTTCCTGGCAGACGGTGCCCGTGACGGTCGCGCCGCTGTTGCCGGCCACCATTCCGGTGGTCCAATGGCTGGGCGAGGAAGCCTAG
- a CDS encoding DciA family protein — MRRFTHHALQTAAAKPLNDWLAKSGPVSGLMQTARQLAVLEAEVLSLLPPGMRAGIAVAGVKRDAVDANGQVLLLLAAHGAAAARVRQVVPTLLGRLQQRGSQITSIRVRVQPEVQRHADWDTGPVERKRTCGQMTPTGLASLDQLARNLPDSPLRDALKTLLSHHR; from the coding sequence ATGCGCCGCTTCACCCACCACGCCCTGCAGACTGCTGCCGCCAAGCCGCTCAATGACTGGCTGGCCAAGTCCGGCCCGGTTTCCGGGCTGATGCAGACCGCGCGCCAGCTGGCCGTACTGGAGGCAGAAGTGCTGTCGCTGCTCCCGCCCGGCATGCGCGCCGGCATTGCCGTGGCCGGGGTCAAGCGCGACGCCGTCGACGCGAACGGCCAGGTGCTGCTGTTGCTGGCGGCACATGGCGCGGCCGCGGCGCGGGTGCGGCAGGTAGTGCCGACGCTGCTGGGACGGCTGCAGCAGCGCGGCTCGCAGATCACCTCCATCAGGGTGCGCGTACAGCCCGAGGTGCAGCGCCATGCGGACTGGGACACCGGTCCGGTCGAGCGCAAGCGCACCTGCGGACAGATGACGCCGACCGGACTCGCCAGCCTGGACCAGCTCGCCCGTAACCTGCCCGATTCGCCGCTGCGCGACGCGCTCAAGACACTGCTCTCGCATCACCGCTGA
- a CDS encoding DNA gyrase inhibitor YacG: MPAVVKCPTCGTDVPWVTDNKFRPFCSERCKQIDLGAWASEKYVIGGKPGETPSPDLPGDEDD, encoded by the coding sequence ATGCCCGCTGTCGTCAAATGTCCCACCTGTGGCACCGATGTGCCTTGGGTGACCGACAACAAATTCCGCCCGTTCTGTTCCGAGCGTTGCAAGCAAATCGATCTCGGTGCCTGGGCGTCCGAAAAGTACGTGATTGGCGGCAAGCCAGGCGAGACCCCCTCGCCTGACCTGCCTGGCGACGAGGACGACTGA
- the argJ gene encoding bifunctional glutamate N-acetyltransferase/amino-acid acetyltransferase ArgJ, which translates to MPVNLPLPQAENLKSVAGVELGWAEAGIRKPNRKDVLVVRVAEGSTVAGVFTSNRFCAAPVQVCREHLAAVNKSGKGIRALVVNTGNANAGTGEQGLTNARATCDALAAQLGIDADQVLPFSTGVILEQLPMDRLLAGLPAAIANAKADNWLGAAEAIMTTDTQPKVASRTVQIDGKTVTLSGISKGAGMIRPNMATMLGFIAMDAAVAQPVLQGLVAHAADHSFNSITIDGDTSTNDSFVLIASGKSGAAVDRAEGQAFEALRDAVTGLAQELAQMIVRDGEGATKLMTIRVEGGKDVAECRQIAYAVAHSPLVKTAFYASDPNLGRILAAVGYAGVNDLDVGRVNLWLDDVWVARDGGRNPDYREEDGQRVMKQAEITVRIALGRGNAEATVWTCDLSHDYVSINADYRS; encoded by the coding sequence ATGCCCGTCAATCTTCCGCTGCCCCAGGCAGAGAACCTGAAATCCGTCGCCGGCGTGGAGCTCGGCTGGGCCGAGGCGGGCATCCGCAAGCCCAACCGCAAGGACGTGCTGGTGGTGCGCGTGGCCGAAGGCAGCACTGTGGCCGGCGTCTTCACCAGCAACCGCTTCTGCGCCGCGCCGGTGCAGGTCTGCCGGGAGCATCTTGCTGCCGTGAACAAGTCGGGCAAGGGCATCCGCGCGCTGGTGGTCAACACCGGCAATGCCAACGCCGGTACCGGCGAGCAGGGTCTGACCAACGCCCGCGCCACCTGCGATGCGCTGGCTGCGCAGCTGGGCATCGATGCCGACCAGGTGCTGCCGTTCTCGACCGGCGTGATCCTCGAGCAGTTGCCGATGGACCGCCTGTTGGCCGGGCTGCCCGCCGCCATCGCCAATGCCAAGGCTGACAACTGGCTGGGTGCGGCGGAAGCGATCATGACCACTGACACGCAGCCCAAGGTCGCGTCGCGCACCGTGCAGATCGACGGCAAGACCGTGACGCTGTCGGGTATCAGCAAGGGCGCCGGCATGATCCGCCCGAACATGGCGACCATGCTGGGCTTTATCGCCATGGACGCCGCGGTGGCGCAGCCGGTGCTGCAGGGGCTGGTGGCGCACGCGGCCGACCACTCGTTCAACAGCATCACCATCGATGGCGATACCTCGACCAACGATTCGTTCGTGCTGATCGCGTCGGGCAAGTCCGGTGCCGCGGTCGACCGTGCCGAAGGCCAGGCCTTTGAAGCGCTGCGCGACGCGGTGACGGGCCTGGCCCAGGAACTGGCGCAGATGATCGTGCGCGACGGCGAAGGCGCGACCAAGCTGATGACCATCCGCGTGGAAGGCGGCAAGGACGTGGCCGAATGCCGCCAGATCGCCTATGCGGTCGCGCATTCGCCGCTGGTCAAGACCGCGTTCTATGCCTCGGACCCCAACCTGGGCCGTATCCTGGCCGCAGTGGGCTACGCCGGCGTCAATGACCTGGACGTCGGCCGCGTCAACCTGTGGCTGGACGATGTCTGGGTCGCCCGCGACGGCGGCCGCAACCCCGACTACCGCGAGGAAGACGGCCAGCGCGTGATGAAGCAGGCCGAGATCACGGTGCGCATCGCGCTGGGCCGTGGCAATGCCGAAGCCACGGTGTGGACCTGCGACCTGTCGCACGACTACGTGTCGATCAACGCCGATTATCGTTCCTGA
- the lpxC gene encoding UDP-3-O-acyl-N-acetylglucosamine deacetylase has product MLKQRTIKSLVKTVGIGLHSGRKVTLTLRPAAADTGIVFTRVDLPEAVEIPVAASAIGDTRLASVLQKDGARVSTVEHLMSACAGLGIDNLYVDVDAEEIPIMDGSAASFVFLLQSAGIEEQNALKTFIRVKKPVEVREGDKFARLEPFFGFKLAFTIDFRHPAVDKTGQTFSIDFGDTSYVREIARARTFGFAHEVEALREMGLARGGSLDNAIVLDEHRMLNNEELRYGDEFVRHKILDAIGDLYVVGHPLIGAYVAHKSGHGLNNQLLRALLADQEAYELVTFDRVEEAPAAFLPQAQPAFA; this is encoded by the coding sequence ATGCTCAAACAGCGCACGATCAAATCCCTGGTGAAGACGGTTGGCATCGGGCTGCACTCGGGCCGCAAGGTCACGCTGACCCTGCGTCCCGCGGCGGCCGACACCGGCATCGTCTTTACCCGCGTCGACCTGCCCGAGGCCGTCGAGATTCCCGTGGCCGCGTCGGCCATCGGCGACACGCGCCTGGCGTCGGTGCTGCAGAAGGATGGCGCGCGCGTTTCGACCGTCGAGCACCTGATGTCGGCCTGCGCCGGCCTGGGCATCGACAACCTCTATGTCGATGTCGACGCAGAGGAAATCCCGATCATGGACGGCAGCGCCGCGTCCTTCGTGTTCCTGCTGCAATCGGCCGGCATCGAAGAGCAGAACGCGCTGAAGACCTTCATCCGCGTCAAGAAGCCGGTGGAAGTGCGCGAGGGCGACAAGTTCGCGCGGCTGGAGCCGTTTTTCGGCTTCAAGCTGGCGTTCACCATCGACTTCCGTCATCCGGCGGTCGACAAGACCGGCCAGACCTTCTCGATCGATTTTGGCGATACCAGCTACGTGCGCGAGATCGCCCGGGCCCGCACCTTCGGCTTTGCCCATGAGGTGGAGGCGCTGCGCGAGATGGGCCTGGCGCGCGGCGGCAGCCTGGACAATGCCATCGTGCTGGACGAGCACCGCATGCTGAACAACGAGGAACTGCGCTACGGCGACGAATTCGTGCGCCACAAGATCCTCGATGCCATCGGCGACCTGTATGTGGTCGGGCACCCGCTGATCGGGGCCTATGTGGCGCACAAGTCGGGGCATGGATTGAACAACCAGCTGCTGCGCGCGCTGCTGGCGGATCAGGAGGCCTACGAACTGGTCACGTTCGATCGCGTCGAGGAAGCGCCCGCCGCCTTCCTGCCGCAGGCACAGCCGGCCTTTGCCTGA
- a CDS encoding peroxiredoxin gives MITVGSRVPDATLQEFFDTESNGCALGPNAFRVADLVRGRKIVVFGLPGAFTPTCSAKHVPGFVTHAADLRAAGVDEVWCVSVNDAFVMGAWGREQQVAGTVRMMADGSAEWTRALGLDQDLGARGMGVRSKRYAMVIDDGVVTRLDVEAPGEFRVSSAEAVLAALRG, from the coding sequence ATGATTACCGTCGGTTCCCGCGTCCCGGACGCCACCCTGCAGGAATTCTTTGATACCGAGAGCAATGGCTGTGCGCTCGGCCCCAACGCCTTCCGCGTCGCCGACCTGGTGCGCGGGCGCAAGATCGTGGTGTTCGGGCTGCCCGGCGCGTTCACGCCGACCTGCTCGGCCAAGCATGTGCCGGGCTTCGTGACGCACGCCGCGGACCTGCGTGCCGCGGGCGTCGATGAAGTGTGGTGCGTGTCGGTCAACGACGCCTTTGTCATGGGCGCGTGGGGCCGCGAACAGCAGGTCGCCGGCACAGTGCGCATGATGGCTGACGGCAGCGCGGAATGGACGCGTGCGCTGGGTCTGGACCAGGACCTGGGGGCGCGCGGCATGGGTGTGCGCTCCAAGCGCTACGCCATGGTGATCGACGATGGTGTTGTGACCCGGCTCGATGTGGAAGCGCCCGGCGAATTCCGCGTCAGCAGCGCCGAGGCCGTGCTGGCTGCGTTGCGCGGCTGA
- the zapD gene encoding cell division protein ZapD: protein MILYEYPFNERIRTLLRLEDLFDRLEYFLGQDHPQQHHVALTTLFEIIEVAGRADLKTDLIKELERQRQALAPLRANPQIDQEALDSVIGEIEQGIALLNQTVGKAGQLLTDNEWLTSIRSRAIIPGGTCEFDLPAYYAWQHRPAEERRADILKWARPLVSLRMGTTIVLRLLREAGQSGKVIATGGSYQQMLSGRSYQLMQVWLDDSLLAFIPEMSANKYMLWVRFTQQDGDLRPRSVDADIPFLLKLCNF from the coding sequence TTGATTCTGTACGAATACCCTTTCAACGAACGCATCAGGACACTCCTGCGCCTGGAGGACCTGTTCGATCGGCTGGAATACTTCCTCGGCCAGGATCATCCCCAGCAGCACCATGTCGCGCTGACTACGCTGTTCGAGATCATTGAGGTGGCCGGCCGTGCCGACCTCAAGACCGACCTGATCAAGGAACTGGAACGCCAGCGCCAGGCGCTGGCGCCGCTGCGCGCCAACCCCCAGATCGACCAGGAAGCGCTGGACAGCGTGATCGGCGAAATCGAGCAGGGCATCGCCCTGCTCAACCAGACCGTGGGCAAGGCCGGGCAGCTGCTGACCGACAACGAGTGGCTGACCAGCATCCGCAGCCGCGCCATCATTCCCGGCGGCACCTGCGAGTTCGACCTGCCGGCCTACTACGCGTGGCAGCATCGTCCCGCGGAGGAGCGCCGCGCCGATATCCTGAAGTGGGCGCGCCCGCTGGTGTCGCTGCGCATGGGCACCACCATCGTGCTGCGCCTGCTGCGCGAAGCCGGCCAGAGCGGCAAGGTGATCGCCACCGGCGGCAGCTACCAGCAGATGCTGTCGGGCCGCAGCTACCAGCTGATGCAGGTGTGGCTGGATGATTCGCTGCTGGCCTTCATCCCTGAAATGAGCGCCAACAAGTACATGCTGTGGGTGCGCTTCACCCAGCAGGATGGTGACCTGCGGCCCCGTTCGGTCGACGCGGATATCCCGTTCTTGCTGAAACTCTGTAATTTCTGA